Below is a window of Penaeus monodon isolate SGIC_2016 chromosome 13, NSTDA_Pmon_1, whole genome shotgun sequence DNA.
tgtgtgtgtgtgtgtatgtgtgcatatacataagtgtgtatatatacacatatatatcatataactatatctatttatatctatatctatctatcaaactctctctctctctctctctctctctctctctctctctctctctctctctctctctctctctctctctctctctctctctctctctctctctctctctctcttacaccttATACAACATATGAAAGGTTAGAAAATCCAATAAATTGGCACAATTTTATTTCGCATGGTTTGAAGGAATGACAAGTATTTTTTATTCGATGCTCACGAAATCTTCCCAAAATTAAGAGACATTAAATTCCCAGGGATTGCTGCTTTATTTACTGAATAAAGGAGCAATCAAAAAATTATCcttactaatgtgtgtgtgtgtatatatatatatatatatatatatatatatatatatatatatatgtgtgtgtgtgtgtgtgtgtgtgtgtgtgtgtgtgtgtgtgtgtgtgtgtgtgtgtgtgtgtgtgtgtgtgtgtgtgtgtgtgtgtgtgtctgtgtgtctgtggtgtgttgtgtgtgtgtgtgtgtgtgtgtgtgtgtatatatatatatatatatatatatatatatatatatatatatatatatatatatatatgtatatatatgtaattgtatgtgtatgtgtgtatatatattatatatatataatatattatatatatatatacatatatatatatatatatatatatatatatatatatatatatatatatatatatatatatatatatatatatatatatatatatatacatatatatatgtcatactgATGGAGTAGAAatgaaggaaattaaagtttcgtTCCCTTCGTCTTTTCAGTATCTGATAACAGAACTGCCCAGTCACCTGAATCTTTGCAACTTGCATGGCCTGTCGTATGGGCGAATAACAAAGGCCGAGGCGGTCCTTGTGTGTGACAAAGATTTTGGAGGCGAGGCTGCTAGAAATGAGAATGCACGTGTACAGGTCCCTTTCAAGAGTCATGAGTAAGTATTCTTAGACAGAAGAATGTGATTAGATCGtctattttttacttctcttttagaAACCGCATTTCGAGGGAATGCCAGCAGACAGTCACATGGATTTAGTTTAAAGATGTTTAAGCGGATTCATTTCTATCAGCATTTTTATAGACAATACCTATATCATTCAGGAAATTACGTACAACACAGGAGATATTTTTATGGGTTGAGGTGCCCGGGTCATCATCCAAGTTGGACTACGGCGTGGGCGTGTGGCGCCACAGCGGCATGAGTTTTCGAGGCAAAGACCTTCTTCTGGTGGGCGTATGGAAGACTGGCTCCTCGAGCGGATGGCTGCTTGCCCTCAGACCCACGCTGTGATACTGGTGTTGCTGCTGCTCGTCCTCGAGACTCTGCTGCCTCTCCCGTAGGCGGTTCAGGACCTTCTCGCCGGAGGCCTTCTGCCTGTCCTCGAAAATGATGCTCTTCGAGGCGACGTCATCGCCTGCCACGTGGGAATCGCCCGCTGTGGCCGTGGCGATGGGCTTGTGGTCCTTCCGCCCTGGCGACGACCACAGCATAGCTGCTCTTGAATCCTGTGAGcgactttcttcctcttcttctccctcctcagaGTCGTACTGCAGGCGAGACCATGCCCCGAGGAGGCCACACGCAGTGTACATGCGGAATGGGTGTGGCCACTGCTCCTGCCCCACGTTCATGTCCAGGCTCTGCGAGCGGTCACGCCGTCTGGCGAAGGCTGACCTTGACCGCATGGCATTGCTTTGCTCATCCATTTTGTCTCACAGAGTTGCGTTTACGTAACTGATACGGAAACTGGAATGTAACGATAACAAAAACCACAAATATTCCCTTGTTGCATGAATATGAAACAAATATCAAACCCTCTTACCACAGTATTTTCACAAACGCACAGTCAATGTGTCTAATGTACTAACACTCAAGCTCCGATAACGTACCATTAAGACAACCATTAACGCACCATCGGAAATTATGCTCCGCCGAGGTCAGAGCCGAGCTATGGACTGCGACAGGCTGCATGACCTGTGTGTGCGTGACGTTTTGCTCGAGGTTTCCGTTGCATGACTATTCTTTCTGGTGCCTCGTCCTGTGGTTGATTTCACTttctgaaaaataaaagtaataatgttattgaGAGATGTTTTTGCAGACGTCATATTAGAATCGCGCGCAATGATTTTCTAGAATGAAACAAGATATTGGGTgtaatttatacacaaaaaaaactgtCACTGATGAATATAAGAAAACTAgtctacaataacaaaaaatgaatgtTTATTTCGCCTTTTGTATgcctgtaaatattttaaaacaagaaGTAAACTTGTTCAAAAGTTCATTTACAGCAGCTGAATTGTTCATATGATGAAGAGCTCAGTGTTTGAATAAGCATGTCATCGGTCTAACACGGAAATGGTatcattataaaagaaataaccagacaatgtttatatatatacatataaatataaatatatatatatatatatatatatatatatatatatatatatatatatatatacatatatatatacatatatatatataaatatatatatatatatatatatatatattatatatatatatatatatatatatatatatttgtgtgtgtttgtgtgtgtgtgtgtgtgtgtgtgtgtgtgtgtgtgtttgtgtgtgtgtgtgtgtgtgtgtgtgtgtgtgtgtgtgtgtgtgtgtgtgtgtgtgggtgtgtgtgtgtgtgtgcgggtgggtgggtgggtgggtgtttgggtgtgtaagtGTGACTATTTGTTATGAtatcaaattaaaacaaaaaagtaaaaatgtggtCTGACGAACTTCCCTGCCACGTCGGTGTGCGGACAAACAGACGTAGAATCAGACttccataaataaatacattattctCACCGTTAAAATAGCGGAAACGATAAGTAAACGATAAGTAAACATTTCTCATTTCACTTCGAAAGCAATACCAGGTTGCGATAAGAATGAACCATGCAATTGATTCTGCAATTCAttagacaagaagagaaaaaaacatttagagtTGCCGGTGACATTTTTTTCGTCATATTTTCGAT
It encodes the following:
- the LOC119580485 gene encoding uncharacterized protein LOC119580485; amino-acid sequence: MDEQSNAMRSRSAFARRRDRSQSLDMNVGQEQWPHPFRMYTACGLLGAWSRLQYDSEEGEEEEESRSQDSRAAMLWSSPGRKDHKPIATATAGDSHVAGDDVASKSIIFEDRQKASGEKVLNRLRERQQSLEDEQQQHQYHSVGLRASSHPLEEPVFHTPTRRRSLPRKLMPLWRHTPTP